A single Tuberibacillus sp. Marseille-P3662 DNA region contains:
- the dtd gene encoding D-aminoacyl-tRNA deacylase, whose translation MRVIVQRAKQASVSVHQQTVGAIEHGLMLLVGIKQGDALQDVQYVADKIAGLRMFEDDTGKMNQSVLNVGGSILSVSQFTLYGDVRKGRRPNFMKAAQPEDASRLYEAFNDELRNKGLIVETGQFGEMMDVHLTNDGPVTLIVESKQHD comes from the coding sequence ATGCGTGTTATTGTGCAACGAGCCAAACAAGCCAGTGTGTCCGTCCATCAGCAAACAGTCGGGGCAATTGAGCATGGTTTAATGTTACTGGTGGGCATCAAACAAGGGGATGCATTGCAAGATGTCCAATATGTGGCTGATAAAATTGCAGGCTTAAGAATGTTTGAAGATGATACAGGTAAAATGAACCAATCGGTGCTGAACGTTGGTGGAAGCATCCTCTCTGTATCGCAATTTACGCTTTACGGTGATGTCCGAAAAGGAAGACGTCCCAACTTTATGAAAGCGGCTCAACCTGAGGATGCCAGTCGACTGTATGAGGCTTTTAATGACGAATTAAGAAACAAGGGATTGATTGTTGAAACGGGGCAATTTGGTGAAATGATGGATGTTCATTTAACGAATGATGGCCCTGTGACTTTGATTGTCGAAAGCAAACAGCATGATTAG
- the hisS gene encoding histidine--tRNA ligase produces the protein MAIQIPRGTQDILPKEANLWQFIEDQAREICRLYHYEEIRTPIFEATDLFQRGVGDSTDIVQKEMYTFQDRGGRSLTLRPEGTASVVRSYVENKMHGEPKQPSKLFYMGPMFRYERPQSGRTRQFTQFGIEALGSNDPAIDAEVIALAMHFYHNLGLRNLKLVINSLGDPESRSQHRQALIDHFKPSIGDFCQDCQNRLTSNPMRILDCKVDRDHPLMATAPSILDYLNDFSVSFFAKVKQALDDMGIAYEIDPTLVRGLDYYNHTAFEIMGEGFGAITTLSGGGRYNGLVSELGGPETPGIGFALSIERLILAMEAENIEVPYDETIDCFIVTLGEDAERKTPVLLQQMRHAGLAVDQDYVGRKVKGQFKQADRLGAKYVAVLGENELQQGVINLKDMTTGEEETVGLETLATTVKNKLEE, from the coding sequence ATGGCGATTCAAATTCCACGCGGGACCCAGGATATCTTGCCTAAGGAAGCTAATTTGTGGCAATTTATTGAAGATCAGGCTCGGGAGATATGTCGATTGTATCATTATGAAGAAATACGGACTCCCATCTTTGAGGCCACGGATTTATTTCAAAGAGGTGTGGGTGATTCGACGGATATTGTTCAGAAAGAAATGTACACCTTCCAGGATCGCGGCGGTCGAAGCTTAACGTTAAGACCAGAAGGTACCGCTTCAGTGGTTCGTTCGTATGTTGAAAACAAAATGCACGGTGAGCCGAAACAACCGTCAAAATTATTTTATATGGGACCGATGTTTCGCTATGAACGACCACAATCGGGACGGACACGGCAATTTACGCAATTTGGCATTGAAGCTTTAGGGAGCAATGATCCGGCGATCGATGCTGAAGTGATTGCTTTAGCTATGCATTTCTACCACAATCTTGGGTTACGGAACCTGAAATTAGTTATTAATAGTCTTGGTGATCCTGAGAGCCGCAGTCAACATCGCCAGGCATTGATTGATCACTTTAAGCCGTCGATTGGCGACTTTTGTCAGGATTGCCAGAACCGGTTAACGTCCAATCCGATGCGAATTTTGGACTGTAAGGTGGATCGCGATCATCCATTAATGGCAACCGCGCCATCTATTTTAGATTATTTAAATGATTTTTCGGTATCCTTTTTTGCTAAAGTTAAGCAAGCGTTAGATGACATGGGGATTGCCTATGAGATTGACCCGACGTTAGTTAGGGGTCTAGATTATTACAATCATACAGCGTTTGAAATTATGGGTGAAGGGTTTGGAGCCATTACCACCTTAAGTGGCGGTGGTCGTTATAATGGTTTAGTGAGTGAACTCGGCGGTCCGGAAACGCCAGGAATCGGATTCGCTTTAAGTATTGAACGGCTCATTTTAGCTATGGAGGCTGAAAATATAGAGGTTCCTTATGATGAAACGATCGATTGCTTTATTGTAACGCTTGGTGAGGATGCTGAGCGTAAGACGCCGGTTCTCTTACAGCAAATGCGTCATGCCGGCCTTGCCGTTGATCAGGATTACGTTGGTCGTAAGGTTAAAGGCCAATTTAAACAAGCAGATCGATTAGGGGCAAAATATGTTGCTGTGTTAGGTGAGAACGAGCTTCAACAAGGCGTCATTAATCTAAAAGATATGACAACTGGTGAAGAAGAGACGGTTGGATTAGAAACATTGGCGACAACGGTAAAAAATAAATTGGAGGAGTGA
- the aspS gene encoding aspartate--tRNA ligase, whose protein sequence is MPRTEFCGRLTEAHAGQEVTLQGWVQKRRDLGGLIFIDLRDRTGIVQTVFNPKVSAEAIQIADKIRNEFVVEIKGSVVKRDPNAVNDNIATGQIEVSAHSVTIINAAKTPPFTIEDDTDASEEVRLKYRYMDLRRPVMAETFKMRHQITKSIRQFLDEHEFFEVETPMLTRSTPEGARDYLVPSRVNPGSFYALPQSPQLFKQLLMVSGMERYYQIVKCFRDEDLRADRQPEFTQVDIETSFFEREPFMAMMEEMMANVVKNVRDIDIQGSFPRMTHAEAMASYGSDKPDTRFGMELIDVSEEVQNCGFKVFSDTVTGGGQVKALNVKGQAEHYSRKDIDQLGEFVARHGAKGLAWMKVEAADLKGPIAKFFADETGEAIRTQTEAEAGDLLLFIADKPSVVADSLGALRLKLGKDLALIDESQLNFLWVTDFPLLAYDEDAGRYVAEHHPFTSPVAEDIDKLTDQPEAVHAEAYDLVLNGYELGGGSRRIHQRDLQDKMFQALGFSQEEAEEQFGFLLEALDHGAPPHGGIAFGLDRLVMILAGRSNLRDTIAFPKTASASDLLTQAPSAVSDSQLDELHLRVTKNTNQ, encoded by the coding sequence ATGCCACGAACGGAATTTTGCGGGCGTTTAACAGAGGCCCATGCAGGACAAGAAGTGACGCTTCAAGGATGGGTGCAGAAGCGTCGTGATTTAGGCGGTTTAATTTTCATTGATCTGCGTGACCGGACTGGGATTGTGCAAACGGTCTTTAATCCAAAAGTGTCAGCAGAAGCGATTCAAATCGCTGATAAAATTCGTAATGAATTTGTCGTCGAAATTAAAGGATCTGTTGTCAAACGTGATCCCAATGCAGTAAATGACAACATTGCGACGGGTCAAATTGAAGTGAGTGCTCACAGCGTAACGATTATTAACGCTGCGAAGACACCGCCATTTACGATTGAAGACGATACAGATGCCTCCGAAGAAGTTCGTTTAAAATACCGCTATATGGACTTGCGTCGTCCGGTTATGGCAGAAACATTTAAAATGCGCCATCAGATTACGAAAAGCATTCGTCAATTTTTAGATGAGCACGAGTTTTTTGAAGTGGAAACGCCGATGTTGACCCGCAGTACCCCTGAGGGTGCTAGGGACTACTTGGTTCCAAGTCGTGTCAATCCGGGTTCTTTTTATGCGTTGCCGCAATCACCACAATTGTTTAAGCAACTATTAATGGTGTCCGGTATGGAACGGTATTATCAAATCGTTAAATGTTTCCGGGATGAGGACTTGCGCGCCGACCGGCAGCCTGAGTTTACCCAAGTTGACATTGAAACATCATTCTTTGAGCGCGAACCGTTTATGGCTATGATGGAGGAGATGATGGCTAATGTTGTCAAAAATGTTCGTGATATTGATATTCAAGGCTCATTCCCTCGGATGACTCATGCCGAAGCCATGGCCAGTTACGGTAGTGACAAACCGGATACACGGTTTGGCATGGAACTGATAGATGTTTCTGAAGAAGTTCAAAATTGTGGTTTTAAAGTATTTAGCGACACGGTGACTGGCGGCGGCCAAGTCAAAGCTTTGAATGTGAAGGGACAAGCTGAACACTATTCACGTAAAGATATCGATCAGCTGGGCGAATTCGTTGCAAGACATGGTGCAAAAGGGTTAGCCTGGATGAAAGTTGAAGCTGCTGACTTAAAAGGGCCGATTGCCAAATTCTTTGCTGATGAGACAGGTGAAGCCATCCGGACGCAAACAGAAGCGGAGGCTGGGGATTTATTGCTGTTTATTGCTGATAAGCCGTCGGTCGTTGCCGATAGTTTAGGAGCGTTACGCTTGAAACTTGGCAAAGATCTTGCATTAATCGATGAATCACAGTTAAACTTCTTATGGGTCACGGACTTTCCATTACTCGCCTATGATGAAGATGCTGGCCGTTATGTTGCGGAGCACCATCCATTTACTTCACCGGTAGCTGAAGATATCGATAAATTAACGGATCAGCCTGAAGCAGTTCATGCTGAGGCCTATGATTTAGTGTTAAATGGTTACGAATTAGGTGGGGGTTCACGGCGTATTCATCAACGTGATTTACAAGATAAGATGTTTCAAGCCCTTGGCTTTTCACAGGAAGAAGCTGAAGAGCAATTTGGATTTTTACTGGAAGCTCTTGATCATGGAGCACCGCCGCATGGTGGGATTGCTTTCGGATTGGACAGGTTAGTCATGATTCTTGCCGGCCGTTCTAATTTAAGGGATACGATAGCATTTCCGAAGACAGCAAGTGCCTCAGACCTTTTAACACAGGCACCGAGTGCAGTAAGCGATTCGCAGTTAGATGAACTTCATTTGCGTGTGACAAAAAACACCAATCAATAA
- a CDS encoding RsfA family transcriptional regulator produces the protein MTKVRQDAWSHEDDLLLAETVLRHIREGGTQLDAFEEVGDRLNRTGAACGFRWNAIVRRKYDQAIEIAKKQRKQKKRAEQKHRRTSWQTYEPTAIHHEQGYSGSPVPTMDQKEPTDDDNLEPAVDQPIVNSEMSTLNEDQHSTAESQSQSGSQLNLNHVISFLEDMQNNGAASERLQSENIALKQENNALQSKIKELETALHKLREEHQTIEEDYQSLMGIMDRARRMIALSDQQDEASSAFKMDKNGNLEKMAK, from the coding sequence TTGACAAAAGTTAGACAGGATGCTTGGTCACACGAAGATGACCTGTTGTTGGCCGAAACGGTGTTGAGACATATAAGAGAAGGCGGTACGCAATTGGATGCCTTTGAAGAAGTCGGTGACAGATTGAACCGGACAGGGGCAGCTTGCGGTTTCCGATGGAATGCCATCGTTCGCAGAAAATATGATCAAGCGATTGAAATTGCCAAAAAACAACGCAAGCAAAAGAAACGTGCCGAACAAAAACACCGCCGGACAAGCTGGCAAACGTATGAGCCAACAGCTATACACCACGAACAAGGTTACTCAGGATCACCTGTTCCAACGATGGATCAAAAAGAACCAACGGATGATGACAATCTTGAACCAGCTGTAGATCAGCCTATTGTTAATTCGGAAATGTCAACACTCAATGAGGATCAACACTCAACGGCAGAATCCCAGTCTCAATCGGGATCTCAATTAAATTTAAACCATGTGATTTCATTCTTAGAGGACATGCAGAACAATGGTGCCGCAAGTGAACGACTTCAATCCGAAAACATTGCGTTAAAACAAGAAAATAACGCTTTGCAATCGAAAATTAAGGAATTGGAGACCGCGTTACATAAACTGCGTGAGGAACATCAAACCATTGAAGAAGATTATCAATCTTTGATGGGTATCATGGATCGGGCAAGACGAATGATTGCCCTATCTGATCAACAAGATGAGGCAAGTTCTGCGTTCAAAATGGACAAAAACGGTAATCTAGAAAAAATGGCAAAATAG